A genomic window from Methylorubrum extorquens includes:
- a CDS encoding response regulator transcription factor, giving the protein MRLLVVEDDRDINRQVVAALEEAGYVADKAFDGEEGGYLGENEPYDAIILDMGLPKADGVTVLQNWRRAGVKTPVIILTARDRWSDKVDGFDAGADDYVTKPFHMEELMARVRAILRRAAGHASSQIACGPVTLDTRSGRVFVDGAPIKLTSHEYRLLSYLMHHTGRVVSRAELTEHLYDQDFDRDSNTIEVFVGRLRKKLAVDLIQTVRGLGYLIDPNQPPARG; this is encoded by the coding sequence GTGCGTCTGCTCGTGGTCGAGGATGACCGTGACATCAACCGGCAGGTCGTCGCCGCGTTGGAAGAGGCCGGCTACGTCGCCGACAAGGCTTTCGATGGCGAGGAGGGCGGCTATCTCGGCGAGAACGAGCCCTACGACGCCATCATTCTCGACATGGGCCTGCCCAAGGCCGATGGCGTCACCGTGCTCCAGAACTGGCGCCGGGCCGGGGTGAAGACCCCCGTCATCATCCTCACCGCCCGCGACCGCTGGTCCGACAAGGTGGACGGCTTCGACGCGGGTGCCGACGACTACGTCACCAAGCCCTTCCACATGGAGGAGCTGATGGCCCGGGTGCGCGCGATCCTTCGACGCGCGGCGGGTCACGCCAGCAGCCAGATCGCGTGCGGCCCCGTCACCCTCGACACCCGCTCGGGCCGCGTCTTCGTGGACGGCGCCCCGATCAAGCTGACGAGCCACGAGTACCGGTTGCTCTCCTACCTGATGCATCACACCGGCCGTGTCGTCTCCCGCGCCGAGCTGACCGAGCACCTCTACGATCAGGATTTCGACCGCGATTCCAACACCATCGAAGTGTTCGTCGGGCGCCTGCGCAAGAAGCTCGCCGTGGACCTGATCCAGACGGTGCGGGGGTTGGGCTACCTGATCGATCCGAACCAGCCGCCCGCGCGGGGGTGA
- the ccmE gene encoding cytochrome c maturation protein CcmE, translating to MTRKSRRLILIAACGAVLALALGLILSAMSGSIVFFRSPADVAAQGVAPGTRFRLGGLVKDGSVKRGPDQNVEFAVTDTNATVPVQYRGLLPDLFREGQGIVAEGTLDVGGVFRADTVLAKHDENYMPREVADALKAQGRWQEGGGKEAPKDAAKPETADATLGQRSER from the coding sequence GTGACCCGCAAGAGCCGCCGCCTGATCCTCATCGCCGCCTGCGGCGCCGTGCTGGCCCTGGCGCTCGGGCTGATCCTGTCGGCGATGAGCGGCTCGATCGTGTTCTTCCGCTCCCCCGCCGATGTGGCGGCGCAGGGTGTGGCGCCGGGCACCCGCTTCCGCCTCGGCGGCCTCGTCAAGGACGGCTCGGTGAAGCGCGGGCCCGATCAGAACGTCGAATTCGCGGTGACGGACACCAACGCCACGGTTCCCGTACAGTATCGCGGCCTGCTGCCGGACCTGTTCCGCGAGGGCCAGGGCATCGTCGCCGAGGGCACGCTCGATGTCGGCGGCGTGTTCCGGGCCGACACGGTGCTGGCCAAGCACGACGAGAATTACATGCCCCGCGAGGTCGCCGACGCCCTGAAGGCGCAGGGACGCTGGCAGGAAGGCGGGGGCAAGGAAGCCCCCAAGGACGCGGCGAAGCCCGAGACGGCCGACGCCACCCTGGGCCAGCGCAGCGAGCGGTGA
- a CDS encoding DUF2793 domain-containing protein, with amino-acid sequence MADTTPSLALPLIAGGQAQKHVTHNEALALLDALVQLAVLDKDRAAPPASPAEGDRYLIVSGNPSGAWTGWAGRIARFQDGAWLSLKPLAGWTAYVADEVELYTFTGSAWMPFRATISALHNLTRLGLGTGADADNPFAAKLNKALWTALPIAEGGSGDLRYTLNKQAAGNTLSLLMQTGFSARAEIGLTGDDDLRVKVSPNGGDWFDALRIARATGRVAFPGRITVADVPVLTAQVIAGNSGPGSFPAGGTRYFTNALVGGHQSEVYAAAGRRGRFRDLRVVTQGAPGAGESWTFTLQNLFTGTALTCTIAGAGSNQAADLVNSAVFEAADRWCLKIVASSGAQSTTNILFSLLFEGLE; translated from the coding sequence ATGGCCGATACGACCCCGAGCCTCGCCCTGCCGCTGATCGCGGGAGGGCAGGCGCAGAAGCATGTCACCCACAACGAGGCCCTGGCGTTGCTCGACGCGCTGGTGCAGCTCGCCGTCCTCGACAAGGATCGGGCCGCGCCACCCGCGAGCCCGGCCGAGGGCGACCGCTACCTGATCGTCTCGGGCAACCCGAGCGGGGCCTGGACCGGCTGGGCCGGGCGCATCGCCCGCTTCCAAGACGGTGCGTGGCTGTCCCTCAAGCCGCTTGCGGGTTGGACGGCCTACGTCGCCGACGAGGTCGAACTCTACACCTTCACCGGCTCGGCCTGGATGCCGTTCCGCGCGACCATCTCCGCCTTGCACAACCTGACCCGCCTCGGGCTCGGCACCGGGGCGGATGCGGACAATCCCTTCGCGGCCAAGCTCAACAAGGCGCTCTGGACCGCTTTGCCGATCGCCGAGGGCGGCAGCGGCGATCTGCGCTACACCCTCAACAAGCAGGCGGCCGGCAACACCCTCTCCCTGCTGATGCAGACCGGGTTCTCCGCCCGCGCCGAGATCGGCCTGACCGGCGACGACGACCTTCGCGTAAAAGTCTCCCCGAATGGTGGCGACTGGTTCGATGCGCTGCGGATCGCGCGCGCGACGGGCCGGGTCGCCTTTCCCGGCCGGATCACCGTTGCGGACGTACCGGTGCTGACGGCGCAGGTGATCGCCGGCAATAGCGGGCCGGGCTCCTTTCCGGCCGGGGGGACACGGTACTTCACCAACGCCCTCGTCGGCGGCCACCAGAGCGAGGTCTACGCCGCCGCCGGGCGGCGGGGGCGATTCCGGGATCTGCGGGTCGTGACGCAGGGCGCGCCCGGCGCCGGCGAGAGCTGGACCTTCACGCTCCAGAACCTGTTCACCGGCACGGCCCTGACCTGCACGATCGCCGGGGCCGGCTCCAACCAAGCGGCCGACCTCGTCAACAGCGCGGTCTTCGAGGCGGCGGACCGCTGGTGCCTCAAGATCGTGGCGAGCAGCGGGGCGCAGTCCACGACCAACATCCTGTTCTCGCTGCTGTTCGAGGGCCTTGAATAG
- the ccmI gene encoding c-type cytochrome biogenesis protein CcmI → MTAIWFILAAMTGAAVFALLWPMSRRRRHGVGPEAEGGNGLATETGFYEDQLAEIERDLGRGLIAPAEAEAARAEAARRLLRASREEQADGSGPAPIAEPHLRQRRAASAFALSTIPLVALVVYGLYGSPNLPSQTDADRKATRAGAQDLMTAIGQIEARLANHPDDVRGWSVLGPVYMRLGRFDDAARAYAALVRLKGEDAQALSDWGEALVAAADGTVSPEARKVLGRALAADPKAAKPQFYLARGDEQSGDVAGAVRRLEAMAASAPADAPWLPTVRENLARLKGETMAAPKAGGEAGEGVKDAAKEGAMSEAPVAGPGGNIQALPPSERIDAIRGMVEGLERRLAKQGGSADEWLRLVRSHAVLGERDKALDALERGRKAFPDDKEAQARFDAQAHELGLAGAGAPPPKAENGEKSGEKNAAEPDAATAIRAMPPAEREAAIRGMVASLDRRLAAKGGSADEWMRLVRSYGVIGDRAAAARALDRARMALAANPNAVERLDALGKELGLTPAQP, encoded by the coding sequence ATGACGGCGATCTGGTTCATCCTGGCGGCCATGACCGGCGCAGCCGTGTTCGCGCTGCTTTGGCCGATGTCGCGCCGCCGCCGGCACGGGGTCGGGCCGGAGGCGGAGGGCGGCAACGGGCTCGCCACCGAGACCGGCTTCTACGAGGATCAACTCGCCGAGATCGAGCGCGATCTCGGCCGCGGCCTCATCGCCCCGGCGGAGGCCGAGGCAGCGCGCGCCGAGGCCGCACGCCGGTTGCTGCGAGCGAGCCGCGAGGAGCAGGCGGACGGGTCGGGGCCTGCGCCGATCGCCGAGCCGCATCTGCGCCAGCGCCGGGCGGCCTCCGCCTTCGCGCTCTCGACGATCCCCCTCGTCGCGCTCGTCGTCTACGGCCTCTACGGCTCGCCGAACCTCCCCTCGCAGACCGACGCCGACCGCAAGGCGACGCGGGCCGGCGCGCAGGATCTGATGACCGCCATCGGCCAGATCGAGGCACGGCTCGCCAACCACCCGGACGACGTCCGCGGCTGGAGCGTGCTCGGCCCCGTCTACATGCGGCTGGGTCGGTTCGACGACGCGGCCCGCGCCTACGCGGCGCTGGTCCGCCTCAAGGGCGAGGACGCCCAGGCTCTGTCCGATTGGGGCGAGGCCCTGGTCGCGGCCGCCGACGGCACGGTCTCGCCGGAGGCGCGCAAGGTGCTGGGCCGGGCGCTCGCCGCCGACCCGAAGGCGGCCAAGCCCCAGTTCTATCTCGCCCGCGGCGACGAGCAGTCCGGCGACGTAGCCGGCGCCGTGCGGCGGCTGGAAGCGATGGCGGCCTCCGCCCCCGCGGACGCACCCTGGCTGCCGACGGTGCGCGAGAACCTCGCCCGGCTGAAGGGTGAGACCATGGCCGCGCCGAAGGCCGGAGGAGAAGCCGGGGAGGGCGTCAAGGACGCCGCCAAGGAAGGCGCGATGTCCGAGGCGCCGGTGGCCGGGCCGGGCGGCAACATCCAGGCTCTGCCCCCCTCGGAGCGGATCGACGCGATTCGCGGCATGGTCGAGGGGCTGGAGCGGCGCTTGGCCAAGCAGGGCGGCAGCGCCGACGAGTGGCTGCGCCTCGTGCGCTCCCACGCGGTGCTCGGCGAGCGCGACAAGGCGCTCGATGCGCTGGAGCGCGGGCGCAAGGCGTTTCCCGACGATAAGGAGGCGCAGGCGCGTTTCGATGCGCAGGCCCACGAACTCGGCCTCGCCGGGGCCGGGGCACCCCCGCCGAAGGCAGAGAACGGCGAAAAGTCCGGCGAGAAGAATGCGGCGGAGCCCGACGCCGCCACCGCGATCCGAGCGATGCCGCCGGCCGAGCGCGAGGCGGCGATCCGCGGTATGGTCGCGAGCCTCGACCGGCGGCTCGCCGCCAAGGGCGGCAGCGCCGACGAGTGGATGCGGCTCGTGCGCTCCTACGGCGTGATCGGCGATCGGGCCGCCGCAGCCCGGGCCCTCGACCGGGCCAGGATGGCGCTCGCCGCCAACCCGAACGCCGTGGAACGCCTCGATGCGCTCGGCAAGGAACTCGGTCTGACACCGGCTCAACCGTAG
- a CDS encoding baseplate multidomain protein megatron, giving the protein MTTLVLQTAGEAVGNALGGPIGGMIGRVAGAAGGAALDDALFGAGTSPRFVDGPRLTELGGLASTEGAPVPRVYGRARVGGTLIWATRPLEIANTTVERSSSGSKGGAGGQKTVRTAYSTFISLAVGLCAGEIALVRRIWADGSELDLTTLNWRVHPGSATQAPDPLIVAKEGADNAPAYRGLAYVVFERLPLAAFGNRIPQFALEVIRPVAGLAGKIRAVCLIPGSTEFGLDPLAVSEDAGFGSTKPANRFQFQGASDVVASLDALQALCPRLKRVSVVTSWFGDDLRAGHCTVTPRVDATAKATTGEPWSVAGLSRAAARAVSRSGGTAAYGGTPSDAGLGRLVADLTRRGLAVVLYPFVMMDVPAGNALPDPYRPGETQPAYPWRGRITCDPAPDRAGSPDGTGGAADQVAAFFDGPQGYRAMILHYAGLAAGWAAAGSPLAGFILGSEFVGLTRVRGPAGAYPAVEGLRRLATEVRARLGRDVSLVYAADWTEYGAHVREGGASVRFPLDPLFADPSINAVGIDYYPPISDWRDGPDHRDAAEAASFYDRAYLKNRLGAGEAFDWYYASPEDRAAQHRTPITDGAHNKPWIYRAKDLVAWWSNPHVERSGGVETGPTAWVPGAKPIWLTEIGIPAVDRGTNGPNVFPDPKSSENAVPPFSRGTRDDLIQTRGLDAILARFDAEADGFEPAHNPVSPLYGGWMIPAEDIYVWAWDARPFPAFPDFTTVWSDAANWALGHWITGRIEGVELDRLIAAILADLGIDAPLDIHAAGFLDGAVLDRPLSAREALEPLTRLFNLDVSVSAGTLRVRDGRRSAPAMLDAGDLVLGEGEAAPLRRVRAQESELPRSVAIGFSDGESPDYRRATVSAARPAGARRQEVRVEAAVVTRRDAVQTLAETVLDAALAGRDTAAFGVSPRRIDLEPGDVVALPDERGGTLHRIVRIDDAPTGRRIETRAVPLPRPDPALTAPAPRTGRRPPAMPGPVFALPLVLPVERGDPVPLVYLAVSADPWPGAVAVWRSAGEGAPFAFHRTLDHPACLGRTLTPLPPSPLWRFDRNARLDVTLRHAEGLSAIGEAAALAGGNLFAVIGADGAVEILSAAKAELVGAETWRLSGLLRGLAGSEAAAGRSASAGSSIVRLDEGAVRPLVDRLDEVGRRFLYRVGPAERDPADPAFVGFAATADLTAFVPLSPVHLRARREAGGIRFQWIRRARRDADAWEPADVPPGAGTEAYRLDILAEDGRILRSLSSDTTSALYATADEIADFGVRRTEIDAALVSIDRLAGPGPTRRTRVSLRTV; this is encoded by the coding sequence ATGACGACGCTCGTCCTGCAAACCGCCGGCGAGGCGGTCGGCAATGCGCTCGGCGGCCCCATCGGCGGGATGATCGGGCGCGTGGCCGGTGCGGCCGGGGGCGCGGCGCTCGACGACGCGCTGTTCGGCGCCGGCACGAGCCCGCGCTTCGTGGACGGGCCGCGGCTGACCGAACTCGGCGGCCTCGCCTCCACCGAGGGCGCGCCGGTGCCCCGCGTCTACGGCCGGGCGCGCGTCGGCGGCACTTTGATCTGGGCGACGCGCCCGCTCGAGATCGCCAACACCACGGTGGAGCGGTCCTCCTCCGGCTCGAAGGGCGGGGCGGGTGGGCAGAAGACCGTGCGCACCGCCTACAGCACTTTCATCAGTCTCGCCGTCGGGCTCTGCGCGGGCGAGATCGCCCTGGTTCGCCGGATCTGGGCGGATGGCAGCGAACTCGACCTGACGACGCTCAATTGGCGCGTCCATCCCGGCTCGGCGACGCAGGCGCCCGACCCCCTCATCGTCGCCAAGGAAGGGGCGGACAACGCGCCGGCCTATCGCGGCCTCGCCTACGTCGTGTTCGAGCGTCTGCCGCTCGCCGCCTTCGGCAACCGCATCCCGCAATTCGCTCTCGAAGTGATCCGCCCCGTCGCCGGGCTGGCGGGCAAGATCCGCGCAGTCTGCCTGATTCCCGGCTCTACCGAGTTCGGTCTCGATCCGCTCGCCGTCAGCGAGGATGCGGGATTCGGTTCTACGAAGCCGGCAAACCGTTTTCAGTTCCAGGGCGCGAGCGATGTCGTCGCCTCCCTTGATGCGCTCCAGGCTTTATGCCCGCGGCTCAAGCGGGTTTCGGTCGTAACGAGCTGGTTCGGCGACGATTTACGCGCCGGGCACTGCACCGTGACGCCGCGGGTCGATGCGACGGCGAAGGCGACGACGGGCGAGCCCTGGTCCGTCGCCGGGCTGAGCCGCGCCGCGGCGCGGGCCGTTTCCCGCTCCGGCGGCACCGCCGCCTATGGCGGTACGCCGTCCGATGCCGGGCTTGGGCGGTTGGTGGCAGACCTCACCCGCCGCGGCCTTGCCGTGGTGCTCTATCCCTTCGTGATGATGGACGTGCCGGCAGGCAACGCCCTTCCAGACCCGTACCGGCCCGGTGAAACGCAGCCGGCTTACCCTTGGCGTGGGCGCATCACCTGCGATCCTGCTCCCGACCGAGCTGGAAGCCCGGACGGAACCGGCGGTGCGGCCGATCAGGTCGCGGCGTTCTTCGACGGGCCGCAGGGCTACCGGGCGATGATTCTGCACTATGCCGGCCTCGCCGCCGGTTGGGCGGCGGCCGGGTCGCCGCTTGCCGGTTTCATCCTCGGCAGCGAGTTCGTCGGCCTGACGCGGGTGCGCGGGCCGGCCGGCGCCTATCCGGCGGTCGAGGGGCTCCGGCGCCTCGCCACGGAGGTCCGCGCCCGCCTCGGCCGCGATGTGAGCCTCGTCTACGCCGCCGACTGGACCGAGTACGGCGCCCATGTCCGCGAAGGCGGCGCCTCCGTGCGCTTCCCCCTCGATCCGCTGTTTGCCGATCCGTCCATCAATGCCGTCGGCATCGACTACTACCCGCCGATCTCGGATTGGCGTGACGGGCCTGATCATCGCGACGCGGCGGAGGCGGCGAGCTTCTACGACCGCGCCTATCTCAAGAACCGCCTCGGCGCGGGCGAGGCGTTCGACTGGTACTATGCCAGCCCCGAGGATCGCGCCGCGCAACACCGCACGCCGATCACCGACGGCGCCCACAACAAGCCGTGGATCTACCGGGCCAAGGATCTCGTCGCGTGGTGGTCGAACCCGCATGTCGAGCGGAGCGGCGGCGTCGAGACCGGGCCGACGGCCTGGGTGCCGGGAGCCAAGCCGATCTGGCTCACCGAGATCGGCATCCCGGCGGTCGACCGCGGCACCAACGGACCCAACGTCTTTCCCGATCCGAAATCGTCCGAGAACGCGGTTCCGCCCTTCTCCCGCGGCACCCGCGACGACCTGATCCAGACCCGCGGCCTCGACGCGATCCTGGCGCGTTTCGATGCCGAGGCGGACGGTTTTGAGCCGGCTCACAATCCGGTCTCGCCGCTCTATGGCGGCTGGATGATCCCGGCCGAGGACATCTACGTCTGGGCCTGGGATGCCCGGCCGTTTCCGGCCTTCCCCGATTTCACCACCGTGTGGTCGGACGCCGCCAACTGGGCCCTCGGTCACTGGATCACCGGCCGGATCGAGGGGGTGGAACTCGACCGGCTGATCGCGGCGATCCTGGCCGATCTCGGCATCGATGCGCCCCTCGACATCCATGCCGCCGGCTTCCTCGACGGCGCCGTGCTCGACAGGCCACTCTCCGCGCGCGAGGCGCTGGAACCGCTCACCCGGCTGTTTAACCTGGACGTCTCGGTCTCCGCAGGCACCCTACGGGTTCGCGATGGGCGCAGGAGCGCGCCCGCCATGCTCGACGCGGGCGACCTCGTTCTCGGCGAGGGCGAGGCGGCCCCCTTGCGCCGGGTGCGGGCGCAGGAGAGCGAGCTGCCGCGCTCCGTCGCGATCGGTTTTTCCGACGGCGAGAGCCCGGATTACCGCCGCGCTACCGTATCGGCCGCACGCCCGGCCGGAGCGCGGCGGCAGGAAGTACGCGTCGAGGCGGCGGTCGTCACACGGCGCGACGCCGTGCAGACGCTGGCGGAGACCGTCCTCGATGCGGCGCTCGCGGGTCGGGACACGGCGGCCTTCGGGGTGAGCCCGCGCCGGATCGATCTGGAGCCGGGCGATGTGGTCGCGCTCCCGGACGAGAGGGGCGGGACGCTTCACCGGATCGTGCGGATCGACGACGCGCCGACGGGCCGCCGGATCGAGACCCGCGCGGTGCCGCTGCCCCGGCCCGATCCCGCGCTCACCGCGCCGGCCCCGAGAACAGGCCGGAGGCCGCCGGCCATGCCGGGGCCGGTCTTCGCCCTGCCGCTGGTCCTGCCGGTGGAACGTGGCGACCCGGTGCCGCTCGTCTATCTCGCGGTCTCGGCCGATCCCTGGCCCGGCGCCGTCGCGGTCTGGCGCTCGGCCGGGGAGGGGGCGCCGTTCGCGTTCCACCGCACCCTCGACCATCCGGCCTGCCTCGGTCGCACGCTGACCCCGCTGCCCCCGAGCCCGCTCTGGCGCTTCGACCGCAACGCCCGCCTCGACGTCACCCTACGCCACGCGGAGGGGTTGAGCGCCATCGGCGAGGCCGCCGCGCTGGCCGGCGGAAACCTGTTCGCGGTGATCGGCGCGGACGGGGCGGTCGAGATCCTGTCCGCGGCGAAAGCCGAACTGGTCGGGGCAGAGACGTGGCGGCTCTCGGGACTGCTGCGGGGGCTGGCCGGTAGCGAGGCCGCCGCCGGCCGATCTGCGAGCGCGGGCAGCTCCATCGTGCGCCTCGATGAAGGCGCCGTACGGCCCCTCGTGGATCGGCTCGACGAGGTCGGCCGCCGCTTCCTCTACCGGGTCGGCCCGGCGGAGCGCGATCCGGCCGACCCCGCCTTCGTCGGCTTCGCGGCCACAGCCGACCTGACCGCCTTCGTTCCCTTGAGCCCGGTTCACCTGCGCGCCCGGCGCGAGGCCGGCGGCATCCGCTTCCAGTGGATCCGGCGGGCGCGGCGCGATGCCGATGCCTGGGAGCCGGCCGACGTACCACCGGGCGCGGGGACCGAGGCCTACCGCCTCGACATCCTCGCCGAGGACGGGCGGATTCTGCGCAGCCTGAGCAGCGACACGACGAGCGCGCTCTACGCCACCGCCGACGAGATCGCCGATTTCGGCGTGCGCCGCACCGAGATCGACGCCGCATTGGTGTCGATCGATCGGCTCGCAGGCCCCGGCCCCACCCGCCGGACACGGGTGAGCCTGCGGACCGTCTGA
- a CDS encoding type II toxin-antitoxin system VapC family toxin, translating into MFVDASALIAIITEEPEGRALAARLERAGPTITSPIAVYEAVLGIARKKQGGLKAARADIEMLLDLARIGLVPITAEDADRALDAFERYGKGTGHPAHVNMGDCFAYAVARSHRVPLLYKGEDFALTDLGSQ; encoded by the coding sequence ATGTTCGTCGACGCCTCCGCTCTCATCGCCATCATCACGGAGGAGCCGGAGGGACGCGCCCTCGCCGCTCGCCTCGAAAGGGCGGGACCCACCATCACCTCGCCGATTGCCGTCTACGAGGCAGTCCTCGGCATCGCCCGCAAGAAGCAGGGCGGGCTCAAGGCGGCCCGAGCCGATATCGAGATGCTGCTCGACCTCGCCCGGATCGGTCTTGTCCCGATCACGGCAGAGGATGCGGACCGGGCCCTCGATGCCTTCGAGCGGTACGGCAAGGGAACGGGACATCCGGCCCACGTCAACATGGGCGACTGCTTCGCCTACGCGGTGGCCCGGAGTCACAGAGTGCCTCTCCTCTACAAAGGCGAGGATTTCGCGCTCACCGATCTTGGCAGCCAATGA
- a CDS encoding type II toxin-antitoxin system VapB family antitoxin, with translation MALHIRDAETDRLVRLLAERKGVPLTEAIKVAVRNELERDEARPGLWERLRPLHERVTARPSTGLDADKAFSDGLNDE, from the coding sequence ATGGCCCTGCATATCCGCGACGCGGAGACGGACCGCCTCGTCCGCCTTCTGGCCGAGCGGAAGGGCGTTCCGCTCACCGAGGCCATCAAGGTCGCCGTGCGTAACGAGTTGGAGCGGGACGAGGCCCGGCCTGGCCTATGGGAACGGTTGAGGCCTCTGCACGAACGGGTGACCGCGCGGCCGTCCACGGGCCTTGATGCCGACAAGGCTTTTTCCGACGGATTGAACGACGAATGA
- a CDS encoding ATP-binding protein, protein MTDRLAWLPLRRRSIAVRLAVSSFLSSTAILVIAAFILTTLYRENTERAFDSRLLVFANNLATDLVSPSDPETRSFSLGDPRFDLPLSGWYWQVGRPDAKPRDLRTSRSLVGVPLKGPDQAGTATIGQIRQGYGRGQDDRSLRIVERDVDVGADGRYTVRVAGPADEIVNDVERFRFSLFMTFGLLGFSLAATALLQIRFGLAPLRKLRTALGSIRRGEADRIDGEYPRDIAPLAGEINLLIETNREILERARTQVGNLAHALKTPLSIIVNEAGGSEAPPELSEKIREQAAVMRDQVNYHLDRARAAALAGTLGTSTEVEPALAGLVRTFGKIYRDKDIAYEVHVPPGLRFRGEKQDFEEMIGNLVDNASKWATGRVSISAAPTAEHDYPHLLVAVEDDGPGLPEEDRAAVLKRGRRLDETKPGSGLGLSIVADLATLYRGRFRLEAASLGGLRAVIEVPGDAPAGGGQR, encoded by the coding sequence ATGACCGATCGCCTCGCTTGGCTCCCCTTGCGCCGCCGCTCCATTGCGGTGCGGCTCGCGGTCTCCTCGTTCCTGTCGAGCACCGCGATCCTCGTCATCGCGGCCTTCATCCTCACCACGCTCTACCGCGAGAACACCGAGCGCGCCTTCGACAGCCGCCTGCTCGTCTTCGCCAACAACCTCGCCACCGATCTCGTCTCGCCGAGTGACCCCGAGACACGCTCCTTCTCGCTCGGCGATCCGCGCTTCGACCTGCCGCTGTCCGGCTGGTACTGGCAGGTCGGGCGGCCCGACGCGAAGCCGCGGGATCTGCGCACCTCGCGCTCGCTCGTCGGCGTGCCGCTGAAAGGGCCCGATCAGGCCGGCACCGCGACCATCGGGCAGATCCGCCAGGGCTACGGCCGGGGCCAGGACGACCGCAGCCTGCGCATCGTCGAGCGCGACGTCGATGTCGGCGCCGACGGGCGCTACACCGTGCGGGTGGCCGGGCCGGCGGATGAGATCGTCAACGACGTCGAGCGCTTCCGCTTCTCGCTGTTCATGACCTTCGGCCTGCTCGGCTTCTCGCTTGCGGCCACCGCGCTGCTGCAGATCCGCTTCGGCCTCGCGCCGTTGCGCAAGCTGCGCACGGCGCTCGGCTCGATCCGCCGGGGCGAGGCCGACCGGATCGACGGCGAGTATCCGCGCGACATCGCCCCGCTGGCGGGTGAGATCAACCTGCTCATCGAGACCAACCGCGAGATCCTGGAGCGCGCCCGCACTCAGGTCGGCAACCTCGCCCACGCGCTGAAGACCCCGCTCTCGATCATCGTCAACGAGGCCGGCGGCAGCGAGGCCCCGCCGGAGCTGTCGGAAAAGATCCGCGAGCAGGCGGCGGTGATGCGCGATCAGGTGAACTACCACCTCGACCGGGCGCGGGCCGCCGCGCTCGCCGGCACCCTCGGCACCTCGACGGAGGTCGAGCCGGCGCTGGCCGGCTTGGTCCGCACCTTCGGCAAGATCTACCGCGACAAGGACATCGCCTACGAGGTCCACGTCCCGCCGGGCCTGCGCTTCCGCGGCGAGAAGCAGGATTTCGAGGAGATGATCGGCAACCTCGTCGACAACGCCTCGAAATGGGCCACGGGCCGGGTCTCGATCTCCGCCGCGCCGACGGCCGAGCACGACTATCCCCACCTCCTCGTGGCGGTGGAGGATGACGGGCCGGGCTTGCCGGAGGAGGATCGCGCGGCGGTGCTCAAGCGCGGCCGCCGCCTCGACGAGACCAAGCCGGGCTCCGGCCTCGGCCTGTCGATCGTGGCGGATCTCGCCACGCTCTACCGCGGCCGCTTTCGCCTCGAGGCGGCTTCCCTCGGCGGCCTGCGCGCGGTGATCGAGGTGCCGGGCGACGCCCCCGCGGGGGGCGGACAACGCTGA
- a CDS encoding lysozyme, translating to MDLSAVGRAVLIAREGRRLQAYRDSVGVWTIGIGHTAAAGPPVPRAGLRIGAGEADAIFTRDVAAFVRTVAEAIPEPLPQHAFDALVSLCFNIGPAAFLRSTVLRRLRAGDRAGAGEAILMWNRPAVIIPRRQGEFDQFRTPYETALPRARRGDAGPVSAPAAAPPSPPGARPGWGARLRDWLRAGR from the coding sequence ATGGACCTCAGTGCCGTCGGCCGCGCCGTGCTGATCGCCCGGGAGGGGCGGCGGCTGCAGGCCTACCGCGACAGCGTGGGTGTCTGGACCATCGGCATCGGCCACACCGCCGCCGCCGGGCCGCCCGTGCCGCGGGCGGGCCTGCGCATCGGCGCCGGGGAGGCGGACGCGATCTTCACCCGCGACGTCGCGGCCTTCGTCCGCACCGTCGCCGAGGCGATCCCCGAGCCGCTGCCGCAGCACGCCTTCGATGCGCTGGTCTCGCTCTGCTTCAACATCGGCCCGGCGGCTTTCCTGCGCTCCACGGTGCTGCGGCGCCTGCGGGCCGGCGACCGGGCGGGCGCGGGCGAAGCGATCCTGATGTGGAACCGCCCCGCCGTGATCATCCCCCGCCGACAGGGCGAGTTCGACCAGTTCCGCACGCCCTACGAGACCGCCCTGCCGCGCGCCCGGCGCGGCGATGCGGGGCCTGTCTCCGCTCCCGCCGCAGCCCCGCCCTCACCGCCCGGCGCTCGGCCCGGCTGGGGCGCGCGCCTGCGGGACTGGCTGCGCGCCGGCCGCTGA
- a CDS encoding PepSY domain-containing protein, with protein sequence MRQAFALLIVVSTAAVLAAGAVGPLAEETGALAPVPAQREPLNRGDDCLSPADLREAVAEKRVVPPIAAIRAARQIVPRAEIQRASLCRHEAGLVYLLTALRRDGHFMHVMVDAQSGQVSGQW encoded by the coding sequence ATGCGCCAAGCTTTCGCCCTGTTGATCGTCGTCTCGACCGCCGCGGTCCTCGCGGCGGGGGCGGTCGGCCCTCTCGCCGAGGAGACCGGGGCCCTCGCGCCCGTTCCGGCGCAGAGGGAGCCGCTGAACCGCGGCGACGATTGCCTGTCGCCCGCGGACCTGCGGGAGGCGGTGGCCGAGAAGCGCGTCGTGCCGCCCATCGCCGCGATCCGCGCGGCGCGCCAGATCGTTCCACGGGCCGAAATCCAGCGCGCCAGCCTGTGCCGGCACGAAGCGGGTCTCGTCTATCTGCTGACGGCCTTGCGTCGCGACGGGCATTTCATGCACGTCATGGTCGATGCCCAATCGGGACAGGTGAGCGGGCAGTGGTAA